Within Candidatus Poribacteria bacterium, the genomic segment GTGATGTCTTTTGGCGAATGCGAACAGATCTTCACAGAGAATCGTTCCTTCCACACCCGCGAGGGCAAGATTGCGTTGGGCGAGTTGACACCCCAACTCTGAAAAATCGACGCCGTAAGCGTCACTTCCATACTTTTGCCCGAGATACGGGAGCCACAATGAATCGGCGCATCCCAACTCAATGAGCGTCGGTTGTTTAACACCTGCAAGTGCCCGATCGAACAGCTTCGCGAGTTGTCGGTTCGCGACATACACCCACCGCAGATGACGAATCTTATGCTGTTGACCGTCCCAAAGCGTCGTCCAATAGGATTCATCCGTTAAGGGGGTAACCTGCGAACCCATACTAACCTTCCTCCGAGAAAACCGCGTCATGCTCTAAAATAGGGCATAGGTCGCAGAGCCAGTCAGCACAATAATTTTTATGGAGACGGATGATCCCCTGCTCAATTTTAGCAGTCGGTTTCAAAAGACGCATCCGCTGCGTCTCTGTGAAAATCTGTTTATCAATTTTACGGATAATCTGATTGCCTGTTGATTTGGAGGCGACACTGTAAAGTCTTAGGAGTCCGTCCTGCAATTTCTGACTATTCGCTTCAATTGCCCAAACATAGGCGACTGGTAAAATTTTATTGACGATGATGTCTATAGCCCGACTCTTTCCAATCAACACCGCGTTCCGAGTGCCGCCTGTCCCGAAGTTAGCGTGCTTTTCCCAGTAGCCGATGGGTTCTATCATCAGTAGATTTGTCACCTCTTTTTCGATAGCGCGTAACGACTTTCGCGTGTCTGCAGCCACAACCTTTTCACAGATCGGCAGAAAATACATCATCAGACTGCCTTGTGAACGATGGATTAACTGGCTTATCGCGGCAATGCGTCGGGTAGGAGAGTTCAGGGGCCTCCCAGTGAAGCTCCAGCGTGCTTCTGTCATACGTGGGGAAAGTTCAGCATATTCTGATCCACGCCACAATTCTTCTAACGCTACAACACTCGGATCGTCTGTTACCTCCGGAGGCAGGGGTTCCTCCCTTTGTGAGGGTAAGAGTCCGGCGACTCCAAAAAGGATCGCTTGAATCTCCAGTTCAGATTTCTGATCGAGATCAGAGAGCGGGACGTGCTGCGCCAATTCTCTCAACGCCTTGCTGTTGCGTTCGTATCCCAACGCCTCCATGATCCCTTCGTAGAGAAGTTGCTCGAAATCAAGGCGCGTTCTTAACAAACGCATCGACGCTGTCTTTTCCAAAAACCGTTCACGTCCTAAAGATTCAAAGACCCCTTTCAGGACCTCTATGTTCAGCTGCTTTCCCGTCACTCGACAGATTCCATTTTCAGTCCCCGTATTTTGGGTATTGTCGTACAAATCACCGGTATCCGCCGCGACCCATTTCAGCAGTTCTAAGGTCGGCACGCGCTTGTTGTTCTGGAGCCGAATCCGCAGATTGATGTCATCGTCAAAATACACAGCATGCAGTATAACACGATTATATCTGGAATTGAGGTGATGCTTGTGCGTATACCACTCCGAAGATTGGACATGAATCTCGACATCGCCGACGTGGAGTTTTCCATCAATCTCAACCTCGGCGTGCATAAAATCAGGACCTTCGTTATGATTCCAGATTCCAGGTTTTAGCACGCGAATCGCGCGTCTATCAATTGATGCCATGTTGGTATCAAAAAAGCGTTGCTCATGCCACAATTTCTGAACGAAGGCTTCATCGATCTTATCGAGATCCGGCTTATAAGTCTCATTAATTTCTCTGAAGCGTTTAAAGAGGCGTTCAATCTCGACTGCATCATCTATATATGTTTCCATCTGTTCTGCTCTACTTCGCCTCCTGAATTTCGTTCAGCAATGCCCGCGTTGCGACTTGTGGTTCAGGGTGGGCGCAAACAGCGGAAATTACGGCGATGCCGTGCGCCCCTGCCCGAATGACTTCACCTGCGGTCTGAATACCAATCCCACCGATTGCGATAACCGGACACGCCGCGATGTCGCACATTCGGCGGAGCCTCTCTAACCCCTTCGCCGTTTCCGCGTCTGGCTTTGAAGTGGTTCCATAGATAGGTCCATACCCGATGTAGTCAGCCCCTTCTGAAATTGCGGCGAGTATTTTCTCTTCGGTTCGGGCAGATGCGCCAAGGATTGCCTCTGGAGATAGCATCCGTCTTCCGATAGAAACAGGCATATCGTCTTGTCCAAAGTGTGCCCCCGTCGCCCCAACAGCCAAGGCAATATCGGCTCTATCGTTCACAATCAACGGCACAGTGTGTCTTGAACATACGGCTTGCATGGATTGTGCCATCGCTATTAATTCGCGCGTCGTCCCTTGTTTCTGCCGGAATTGCACCGTATCTGCACCGCCTTCAATTGCCAACGCCGCCAATTCGGCGTGCGTAAATCGAGATTGTAGCGTCGTATCCGTGATGACGTGTAAAACGCCGATGTCTTTCATATTGGCATGTCACT encodes:
- a CDS encoding DUF2851 family protein — translated: METYIDDAVEIERLFKRFREINETYKPDLDKIDEAFVQKLWHEQRFFDTNMASIDRRAIRVLKPGIWNHNEGPDFMHAEVEIDGKLHVGDVEIHVQSSEWYTHKHHLNSRYNRVILHAVYFDDDINLRIRLQNNKRVPTLELLKWVAADTGDLYDNTQNTGTENGICRVTGKQLNIEVLKGVFESLGRERFLEKTASMRLLRTRLDFEQLLYEGIMEALGYERNSKALRELAQHVPLSDLDQKSELEIQAILFGVAGLLPSQREEPLPPEVTDDPSVVALEELWRGSEYAELSPRMTEARWSFTGRPLNSPTRRIAAISQLIHRSQGSLMMYFLPICEKVVAADTRKSLRAIEKEVTNLLMIEPIGYWEKHANFGTGGTRNAVLIGKSRAIDIIVNKILPVAYVWAIEANSQKLQDGLLRLYSVASKSTGNQIIRKIDKQIFTETQRMRLLKPTAKIEQGIIRLHKNYCADWLCDLCPILEHDAVFSEEG
- the thiE gene encoding thiamine phosphate synthase; the encoded protein is MKDIGVLHVITDTTLQSRFTHAELAALAIEGGADTVQFRQKQGTTRELIAMAQSMQAVCSRHTVPLIVNDRADIALAVGATGAHFGQDDMPVSIGRRMLSPEAILGASARTEEKILAAISEGADYIGYGPIYGTTSKPDAETAKGLERLRRMCDIAACPVIAIGGIGIQTAGEVIRAGAHGIAVISAVCAHPEPQVATRALLNEIQEAK